Proteins encoded in a region of the Pseudomonas denitrificans (nom. rej.) genome:
- the pilV gene encoding type IV pilus modification protein PilV produces the protein MRLTRRSHAAQRGFYLIEVMVAVMLTSVALLGLLALQSRSIAYSHDSQQRQNALLLAADLARSIQANREALVSKGKLSTDAAYLVPAGSSFPSLGSGQSCATSGLGKADRARRELACWVEQLRLKLNTDDALLSDATFICPSRDGKACDAGSRQPLLLIQLAWHSRNCQAGSPTTADDDDAACLSGSDAGGVERYRLSFQP, from the coding sequence ATGCGACTGACGCGCCGATCCCATGCGGCTCAGCGGGGCTTCTATCTGATCGAGGTCATGGTGGCGGTGATGCTTACCAGCGTCGCCCTGCTCGGCCTGCTGGCGCTGCAGAGCCGCAGCATCGCCTACAGCCACGACAGCCAGCAGCGGCAGAACGCCCTTCTGCTGGCCGCGGACCTTGCCCGCAGCATCCAGGCCAATCGCGAGGCGCTGGTCAGCAAGGGCAAGCTCAGTACCGACGCGGCCTATCTGGTCCCGGCCGGCAGCAGCTTTCCCAGCCTCGGCAGCGGCCAGAGCTGCGCTACCAGCGGCCTGGGCAAGGCGGACCGGGCCAGGCGCGAACTGGCCTGCTGGGTCGAACAGTTGCGCCTGAAGCTCAACACCGACGATGCGCTGTTGAGCGATGCCACCTTCATCTGCCCCAGCCGCGACGGCAAGGCCTGCGACGCCGGTTCGCGCCAGCCGCTGCTGCTGATCCAGCTGGCCTGGCACAGCCGCAACTGCCAGGCCGGCAGCCCGACCACCGCTGACGATGACGATGCGGCCTGCCTTTCCGGCAGCGATGCCGGCGGTGTCGAGCGCTACCGACTGAGTTTCCAGCCATGA
- a CDS encoding pilus assembly protein: MEGVSPNLIVTLDDSGSMTSAYTPDGMSSYSIANRSTAYNPMYYNPDITYEAPWKVTFSGGRIVSERYVTSFDKAYYDGFLTIQTGTVDLNRNTGNGYGQNAIQPVNSTDSYQRYAHYYQFNASCPHARNVATSSLSAVQNCAADSSFTSASACTRTCFTPHWVSTAEEKQNYANWFSFYRTRQLATRTAANLALFDLPEHIRVTWQALNSCYNTNFNLNSTACGNQTLAAFAGQHKADFFNFTSRLAASGGTPLGTAQNRVNSYLSNTTAYNPYARAPGSPRDVKTEYACRPSYHLLMTDGFGDGSGGSNADGTSRTLPDGTAFTATAPYQDKWSNTLADNIFLGWATDARSDLENKVPPRFRDGNDYWNPKNDPATWQHITTYTVGLGLGPTLKYLQWDGDTYSGSYRQLLDGTRSWPNPSASTSLDGMTVTANEGKVAALWHGALNSRGEFFSADSTSELVKAFQAIVSSISSNQLAVAAAGASSTSLSTDTHLYRASYQPTDWSGDILQYRLDAQGNTQANSALSFRNQLNQRSPASRSIYTNTAPDSAKGHLQAFTWGNLAAQQQQLLNRTPGTQREDHLGEKRVAWLRGDRSDEGDTFRARNHLLGDIIYSSPVVVGPPSAVTYYLEKASGATGYDAFRQANAARESRLYVGANDGMLHAFDETGRERWAFIPAAVYGQLNYLSDTHYAARSEEENTNSLHRFYVDGSAVTRDVHFDGSWHTVLVMAPGRGGRGLFALDITNADQPRLLWEYAGSASSENGKDIEFGYVLDRPVITFSDGVAYVLSGNGYDTAKGYSLSIRLEDGRISAASQSAAGDGEVGSTVAWTRADSPGELAQRYYGSLQGQLYRQAGLDVASGVLASIPGSRGQPLSAAGEVTQHPRGGQLVITGTGKYFEGGDKEGAVSRQSLYGFWDQTDYLAHVDGAGAPAALNKLSDLQAQTLTQETVTHSAGTSEVRQLSSTPVAWDSSGKRGVGIRGWYFDLADGERVLDQPFMLGDVLFVTVGQPNADPCSAGITYWLLAVNPNTGGALDFNVFDLVGDGSFSETASGMRIDGPVTRIGDSLYTPDGNRLPVQLFNPVNQGRFNWRIMNYNLPVSYP, translated from the coding sequence GTGGAAGGCGTCTCGCCCAACCTGATCGTTACCCTCGACGACTCCGGCAGCATGACCAGCGCCTACACCCCGGATGGCATGAGCTCCTACAGCATCGCCAACCGTTCCACCGCCTACAACCCGATGTACTACAACCCGGACATCACCTACGAGGCGCCGTGGAAGGTCACCTTCAGCGGCGGCCGGATCGTCAGCGAGCGCTACGTCACCAGCTTCGACAAGGCTTACTACGACGGCTTTCTCACCATCCAGACCGGCACCGTCGACCTGAACCGCAATACCGGCAACGGCTATGGCCAGAACGCAATCCAACCGGTCAACAGCACGGACAGCTACCAGCGCTACGCCCACTACTACCAGTTCAACGCGTCCTGCCCGCACGCGCGCAATGTCGCCACCAGCAGCCTCAGTGCCGTGCAGAACTGCGCGGCGGACTCGTCGTTCACCAGCGCCAGCGCCTGCACCCGCACCTGCTTCACCCCGCACTGGGTCAGCACGGCGGAAGAGAAGCAGAACTACGCCAACTGGTTTTCCTTCTACCGTACCCGCCAACTCGCCACGCGCACCGCCGCCAACCTGGCGCTGTTCGACCTGCCCGAGCACATCCGGGTGACCTGGCAGGCGCTGAACAGCTGCTACAACACCAACTTCAACCTGAACTCCACGGCCTGCGGCAACCAGACCCTCGCGGCCTTCGCCGGCCAGCACAAGGCCGACTTCTTCAACTTCACCAGCCGCCTCGCCGCCAGCGGCGGCACGCCCCTGGGGACGGCGCAGAACCGGGTCAACAGCTACCTGAGCAACACCACCGCCTATAACCCCTACGCCCGTGCGCCGGGCAGCCCCCGCGACGTGAAGACCGAGTACGCCTGCCGGCCCAGCTACCACCTGCTGATGACCGATGGCTTCGGCGACGGTTCCGGCGGCAGCAACGCCGACGGCACTTCGCGCACCCTGCCCGACGGCACCGCCTTCACGGCGACGGCGCCCTATCAGGACAAATGGTCGAACACCCTGGCCGACAACATCTTCCTCGGCTGGGCCACCGACGCCCGCAGCGACCTGGAAAACAAGGTTCCACCGCGCTTTCGCGACGGCAACGACTACTGGAACCCGAAGAACGACCCGGCCACCTGGCAGCACATCACCACCTACACCGTAGGCCTGGGGCTCGGCCCGACGCTGAAGTACCTGCAGTGGGACGGCGACACCTATTCCGGCTCCTATCGGCAACTGCTCGACGGCACCCGGAGCTGGCCCAACCCGAGCGCCAGCACCAGCCTCGACGGCATGACCGTCACCGCCAACGAAGGCAAGGTGGCCGCGCTCTGGCACGGCGCGCTGAACTCCCGCGGCGAATTCTTCAGCGCCGACTCCACCAGCGAACTGGTGAAGGCCTTCCAGGCCATCGTCAGCAGCATCTCCAGCAACCAGCTGGCGGTGGCTGCCGCCGGCGCCAGCTCCACCTCGCTGAGCACCGACACCCACCTCTATCGCGCCAGCTACCAACCCACCGACTGGAGCGGCGACATCCTGCAGTACCGCCTCGACGCCCAGGGCAATACCCAGGCGAACTCCGCGCTGTCGTTCCGCAACCAGCTCAACCAGCGCTCACCGGCCAGCCGCAGCATCTACACCAATACCGCACCCGACAGTGCCAAGGGTCACCTGCAGGCCTTCACCTGGGGCAACCTCGCGGCCCAGCAGCAACAGCTGCTCAACCGCACTCCGGGTACCCAGCGTGAGGACCACCTGGGAGAGAAACGCGTCGCCTGGCTACGCGGCGATCGCAGTGACGAAGGCGACACCTTCCGCGCCCGCAACCATCTGCTGGGCGACATCATCTACTCCTCGCCCGTGGTCGTCGGCCCGCCATCCGCAGTCACCTACTACCTGGAGAAGGCCTCCGGCGCGACCGGCTACGACGCCTTCCGGCAAGCCAATGCCGCTCGCGAGAGTCGTCTCTACGTCGGCGCCAACGACGGCATGCTGCACGCTTTCGACGAGACCGGTCGGGAACGCTGGGCCTTCATTCCCGCCGCCGTGTACGGACAGCTCAACTACCTCTCCGACACCCACTACGCCGCGCGCTCGGAAGAGGAAAACACCAACAGCCTGCACCGTTTCTATGTCGACGGCAGCGCGGTCACCCGTGATGTGCATTTCGATGGCAGCTGGCACACCGTGCTGGTCATGGCGCCCGGGCGCGGCGGGCGCGGCCTGTTCGCCCTGGACATCACCAACGCCGACCAGCCCCGCCTGCTCTGGGAGTACGCAGGCAGCGCCAGCAGCGAGAACGGCAAGGACATCGAGTTCGGCTACGTGCTCGATCGGCCGGTGATCACCTTCTCCGACGGGGTTGCCTATGTGCTCAGCGGAAACGGCTACGACACCGCCAAGGGCTACTCACTGTCGATCCGCCTGGAGGATGGACGCATCAGCGCTGCCAGCCAGTCCGCCGCTGGCGACGGCGAGGTCGGCAGCACGGTCGCCTGGACCCGCGCCGACAGTCCCGGCGAACTCGCCCAGCGCTACTACGGCAGCCTGCAGGGCCAGCTCTACCGGCAGGCCGGCCTCGACGTCGCTTCCGGCGTTCTCGCCAGCATCCCCGGCAGCCGCGGCCAGCCGCTGAGCGCCGCCGGCGAAGTCACCCAGCATCCACGCGGCGGGCAGTTGGTGATCACCGGCACCGGCAAGTACTTCGAGGGGGGCGACAAGGAAGGCGCGGTCAGCCGCCAGTCCCTGTACGGCTTCTGGGACCAGACCGACTACCTCGCCCACGTCGACGGAGCCGGCGCGCCTGCCGCGCTGAACAAGCTTTCCGATCTGCAGGCCCAGACACTGACCCAGGAAACCGTCACCCACAGCGCCGGCACCAGCGAGGTCCGCCAACTGAGCAGCACCCCCGTGGCCTGGGACAGCAGTGGCAAGCGCGGCGTTGGAATCCGTGGCTGGTACTTCGACCTGGCTGATGGCGAGCGGGTCCTCGACCAGCCCTTCATGCTCGGCGACGTACTGTTCGTCACCGTCGGCCAACCCAACGCCGACCCGTGCAGCGCAGGCATCACCTACTGGCTGCTGGCAGTGAACCCGAATACCGGCGGTGCACTGGACTTCAACGTGTTCGACCTGGTGGGCGACGGCTCCTTCAGCGAGACCGCCAGCGGCATGCGCATCGACGGACCGGTGACCCGCATCGGCGACAGCCTCTACACCCCGGATGGAAACCGTCTCCCCGTGCAGCTGTTCAACCCGGTGAACCAGGGCCGCTTCAACTGGCGGATCATGAACTACAACCTGCCCGTGAGTTACCCATGA
- a CDS encoding PilW family protein, producing MSPQHQTGLSLIELMVAIALGVMVLLGVLQIYLSGSDHAAFNHAQQQNQANARFILDLLQRESGHAGYSAWVRHASDADEQQYDFVIDREGPFPALTDTATGCVFGAGKVASLDAGGRGLCLRYQRPQRSDAQVHQDCTGASLYSDADAGSPPVLVSHLRLVDGELLCKTNNALSAGEVALASGIHDLMFAVGSTNQLRAGLVVTSTRALLPENCTYQDPLNPATTKNTGARGLCSAFAQTLYLRNQP from the coding sequence ATGAGCCCGCAGCACCAGACCGGCCTGTCCCTGATCGAGCTGATGGTCGCCATTGCGCTGGGCGTGATGGTGCTGCTGGGCGTGCTGCAGATCTACCTGTCGGGCAGCGATCACGCCGCCTTCAACCACGCCCAGCAGCAGAACCAGGCCAATGCACGTTTCATCCTCGACCTGCTGCAGCGCGAGAGCGGGCATGCCGGCTACAGCGCCTGGGTGCGCCACGCCAGCGATGCCGATGAGCAGCAGTACGACTTCGTCATCGACCGCGAGGGGCCCTTCCCGGCGCTGACCGACACAGCCACCGGCTGCGTCTTCGGCGCCGGCAAGGTCGCCAGCCTGGATGCCGGCGGCCGCGGCCTGTGCCTGCGCTACCAGCGCCCACAGCGCAGCGATGCGCAGGTACACCAGGACTGCACCGGCGCCTCGCTCTACAGCGATGCCGACGCGGGCAGTCCGCCGGTATTGGTCAGCCACCTGCGACTGGTCGACGGCGAGCTGCTGTGCAAGACCAACAACGCCTTGTCCGCCGGCGAGGTCGCCCTTGCCAGCGGCATCCACGACCTGATGTTCGCGGTCGGATCGACCAACCAGCTCCGCGCCGGCCTGGTGGTCACCTCCACCCGCGCATTGCTGCCCGAAAACTGCACCTACCAGGACCCGCTGAACCCCGCGACGACGAAAAACACCGGCGCGCGCGGCCTGTGCAGCGCCTTCGCGCAGACGCTCTACCTGAGGAACCAGCCATGA